GGCCGCCGAGGTCGCCGCTCAGGAACGCCGTGATCCGGTCGTGGATCTGGCTGACGTGATCGGGCACCTGGTCGGGGAGGTCGACCGGGGGCCCGCGAACGCCGTCGGCGTTACCGTTGGCGTTCTCTGCGGGTGCGTTCTCTGCGGGTGCGTTCCCGGGGTGTTCGTCCGCGTGCTGTTCGCTGTCGTTGGCGGCGTCCGCGGGCGCGTTCCCGGGGGCCGCGGCGGCCACGCCGGCGGTCACCACGAGCACCGCGAACGCGATCGCGAGCAGTTTCGTTCGGATCATGCTGCACTCGATCGTCGGGGGTCGGACCGACTTCAACCCGGTCGGAAGTGGACGCCGTTTTCCGACGTTTGACGGACGTTTGCGCCCGTTTGTCGCGCTTTTCGGTACGATTCGAACGGCGTTGAATCGGCGAAAACGTGTCGTTCGGGCGGCGACCGAACCGCCTGCCGTCCGGGGTCCACCTCGATCCCTCGCTCGCCGGCCGGCCGAGTGCCGATCGTTCTCGATTTCTGGAAATCGGTGTCGCGTCTTATCCGCAGTTAGTTCGAACGTCTAGGCGTGATGACCCCCCGGAGTCCCCCCGCGGCGACGCCCGACCGCCCGCTGCCGCCCGTTCGCCTCGTCGACGACGAGGGGGTCACCGTGCGCGTCAGGCCGTACCGGCCGTCGGATCGCGATCGGCTGTTCGAGATGTACGAGGACTTCGACCCGAACCACCGCGCGCAGGGCATCCCGCCGCTGACCGCTACCCGACGGGAGAACTGGCTCGACCGCCTGCTCGAGGAGGGGACGAACTTCGTCGCCGAGCGCGAGGGACGGATCGTCGGCCACAGCCTCTACGTCCCGAGTTCGCGCCCGGAGCCCGAACTCGCGGTGTTCGTCCACCAGGCGTTCCACGGCCGCGGCATCGGGACGGCGCTGTGTGAGTGCGTCGTCGCCTCCGCGGCCGCTCGCGGGCGCGACGCGCTCGTGCTCGAAGTCGAACAGTGCAACCGCGTCGCCGTCCGCCTCTACCGCTCGCTCGGGTTCGAGACGGTCGAGACCCGGCGGGGCGAGATGCAGATGCGTCTGCCGCTGTCCCCCGCCGACGCGATCCGCGTCCGGATTCCGGCCGCCGCGGCGACCCGTGACTGGCGGCCGGCGGACTAGTCCCCCGCGAGGTCGTCGAGATAGCCGTCCTCCCACTCGCGCCGATCCTCGATCTCTCGCCGGCCCCGGTCGGTGAGCGAGTAGACGTTCGTCCGCCGGTCGAGTGCCCCCTTCTCGATCAACCCCTTCTCGACGAGTTCGTCGAGGTTCGGGTAGAGCCGGCCGTGGTGGACCTCCGAGGAGTAGTAGCTCTCGAGTTCGTCCCTGATCGCGAGCCCGTGGGGGTCGTCGAGCCCCGCGGTCACGTACAGGAGGTCGCGCTGGAAGGCGGTGAGATCGTACATCGTCCGTCACGTTGTTCCTCTGACAGTCACCACTGTAAGTCTCTCCCGCGATTCGGTCGACAGTCACGCTCGCCGACCCGTTCGCCCGCGGCGAGGGGGTTCCTCGCTCGTCGTCGGACCGCGCCGTATGCGCGTCACCGTTCTGGCGACGGGCGAGACCATCGAAGGCCGGGCCGACTCACTCCCCGCGAGACGCGACGCTCGGCGCCTCGAACTCCGGGAGTCGGGCTTCGATCCCTTCGCGGTCGTCTTCGAGCCA
The Salinilacihabitans rarus DNA segment above includes these coding regions:
- a CDS encoding GNAT family N-acetyltransferase — translated: MTPRSPPAATPDRPLPPVRLVDDEGVTVRVRPYRPSDRDRLFEMYEDFDPNHRAQGIPPLTATRRENWLDRLLEEGTNFVAEREGRIVGHSLYVPSSRPEPELAVFVHQAFHGRGIGTALCECVVASAAARGRDALVLEVEQCNRVAVRLYRSLGFETVETRRGEMQMRLPLSPADAIRVRIPAAAATRDWRPAD
- a CDS encoding PadR family transcriptional regulator; its protein translation is MYDLTAFQRDLLYVTAGLDDPHGLAIRDELESYYSSEVHHGRLYPNLDELVEKGLIEKGALDRRTNVYSLTDRGRREIEDRREWEDGYLDDLAGD